The window CTGTCCCGGCCCCCGTATGTCCTGGAACCCGTTATCGTCCACATACAAAACAAACCGCTGGAACCAGGGCAAACCATCCCCAAGAGAAAAACTAATCCGTACCTCCCGGCCCGCACCTCTCCCGCCGTTCCCCCCGCAAGCGTAAGTTCCGTAGGTATTATCCAGTAACACTTCCCCCCGTGCCGTAGTCCCCCCGGACACTTCCTTTAGCCCGTAAAACACGACTTCAATAATGTCATGCTCAAATACCGTTTCAAAAAAGCCGGTATTAGACCAATCAAGGCTAATCCCCAACCGTACCGGGCTATCTCCCTTTTCAATCGCTTCAAGCAAGGCGTTATCAATATCATAAAATTTCATTCGATTACTTCCTCACTGGTAGTAAATACGTCAGCGGAAAAATCCCCCGCGCAGTAGTACCGCAGGGGGCCGATAACCGTATCTCCGGCGTTTATCGCCGTTTCATCAGCCATCAGCACCAGCCGGGAAAGGTTCAGCCGAAAAGCCCCGTACAAGCGGTAGTCATAATGGTCATGCAGTAGTTGTGCGGTTATTTCCAAAGTCTCAATAATTGGGGGAAGTTCTGCGCTATTCATAGTCCGGTGTATCCGTACTTCCGTTTGTGTTCCGCCATCTTTCCGGGTAGCAATAGTAAGTCCGTAAATATTTTTATATTCCGTTCCGTTGATCCGGTACTTAACCCCATCCTCTTTGAAGCGTTCTCCGCTATACACCGCCGCCTTTTCCGGGTAGGGATAGCAAACCGGGGAAAAGTTTCCGGCTATATCCAGCTTCAACTTGATAGCCTCACCCCGCATAATCCGCAGTTCAAAATCTTTGACCCGGCACCCCTCATAGAGCGTCCGTACCGCCCCCCGGTCCTGTATCAAATCAAAGCGCAAGCCGCTTTCCATAGCCGAAAGGTTTACCGTATGGCGGTATAAAACCCGTGTCCCGCTTACAAAAGCCGGAAGCCCCGACCGTCCCAGGGCCAGCACAAAAAGCAAAGGGGCCGTCTCGATGGAAAGGGGAGTAACCACACAGCCTGTAACCCCCCGGCTCCGCCGTATCGCTCCGCAGTTCCCGTCCCCCTCAATAGCCGCTTCTTCCTTCAAGATTGATACCGCTTCCCGGATCGTTTCCTCGGAATAGGGCAGCCCCATTTCCCGGTACTGTGTTTTCAGGGTGATACAACAATCACGGCCTTGTACGCTCATACCGTCATCCCTTCTGTCGTAAGTCGCAGGGTAAAGACCGCTTCCCAGCCTTCGCCGTTAAAAGCCGTTTTCGGGGAGATGTATTTTTTCGCCGTCAAAACCGCCCGGTCTACCACGCCCCCCAGGGTGGGATCTTCCGCAAGGGCCTTGCCAATCACCGCCCCATAAGCGTAGGCGTTCCGTTCACTGTCCGGGCCTTCCGGGATGACCAGTCGGATAGTCAGGGAGTAAGCGTCTAAACGGACAATCCGTTCCTTCTCCGCCCGTTCACATTCCGAAAGCCGCAGAACAGGCGCAACCGCCCCCACCCCCGCAGGGGCGGCGGACCAGCGGTCCGAAAATTCCAAAGGCGCAATCTGAAATTCCGATTCCCCCAAAAGTTCATTCACCCGTCCGGTCAGGAGGATTTTTACGGCATTGGTTATGCCTTCTTCTATATATAAATCCCGGTTATCGCTCATATCAGCCTTCTCCGATATGGCTCTAAAAGCGTCTTAACATTCTCCGGCATAGACGGTTCCAAATGTTCCCCGTCAGCCTTTAGTCCGTTGCCCCGTACCGCCCCGGTCATGCCGATACGCCGCCCCCGGTATCGGCTCATGTTCCATGCCGCCAGTTCCAGACACGCCGAGGACAAATCCGGGGGGACTTCCCCGGTCCGGTATCCCGCCAAATAGTAGATTTTTAGCCCCGAAATCCCCCGGACCAGTTTCACCCCCGGCGAAACCGAGAGGCAAAAAGGCATATCTTCAATTTCCCCGCAATCCGGGACGGTATGATAAAATTCCGGCTCTACGATTTCCGATTGCGTTAAGGGGTGGGTACGGTACACCGCCAGAATTTCCCGTACCGGGTAATCCTTCAGGGGGAATTCATACTCACCCGTAAAGGCCGGGAATTCAAAGCGCCGTTTTTTCAGTAACCGCCTATGGCAATATTGCTCAATGGTGTAAGTCGCCGTGATAAGACAAAACCGGGAAAGGGCATCCTCCCTATCGTCAATAGAAAGCAGGGCCTTAAAATCAGCCAAAGGCATTAAGGTATGTAGGTAATCGGGCATATCGGCCTCCTAATGAAGCCAAAGTAACCCGCTTAAACTGAGATGTAACTAAGGGTTTCCCCTAATTCAGTACGAATTCTGAGCTAAAGCAGCTTGTTTGCGGACAGCTTTTAACCCCCGTAGGATCACCCTCAAGGAGGTTTGCGGTGGGGTTACTATGAATTTTAACCAAGTGTATAAAAAAGTACACTATTTGGGCATAAATTTTCAATGTCTTTCAGTCCCCCAATTTTTAACCTGTTGACATTGATATACAGACTGCTCAAAATATAGCAGAAGCATAAAATTAGTATAAACTTTGTAATATATTATCAACTTGGCAAATGGAGATATATATGACTATTAACAATCTGATAATCCACAATCTGGCAAAGGAAATTCAAGGCATAGCGTCACTGACACTCTCAAAAGATGTATTGGGATCATCTGACAAAAAGACTATTTCACTAACCGAAGAATTAAATTCACGCTATCGGAACAATATCACCTATGGGATATTTAGAAAAAATGAAGATGATGCTGAAACATTTCAAAAGGAATTTGATAAATACCTTAAAAAACGGACAAAGGTTAATTTTATAAAATTCTCAACTAAAACGGTAAATATGCTTTATAGCAAAATAAATCCAATTAAGCAAGCAAGAGGTGGCTATTTAGTTTATGCGGATTATACAGATAACAGAAAAAATCAGTTCTTCTCAGTTTTTTTGATCAGAGATAAAACCGATAAGAGATTCAAAATCAAAGACGGGGTTATTAATATTGATGAGGTTATTTGCGTTGAAACAGACAAACTCGCCATGGCTTGTAGGATAAATATTAAAAATTATCAAGGTCACAAGACAGGTGATTCTGAAACATATCTTGGCTTTGTAAGTATAAAACAATCAGATACATCTAATTATTTTTTAGATTGGATAGGATCAGAAAAAAAGGAAAGGGATACTGAAGATACCAGAAATCTTGTCAAAATTTTAAACAATATTGATGTTCCTGATGAAGATGGGAAACCCATGTCAAAGGAAGGCTTTTGTAGAAAAGCGTATGATATTATACGCTCCTTTGGGAAATCGCCTGTAAATATAAACGCTTTAAGTACGACACTTTTTGGCGATGAATCAAAACTAAGCAAGTATGCTGAAGAAAATAATATAATATTAAACTCAGAATTTATTCAAGACTCTAAAACAGTTCATAAATTAATTAGTTTTAGCGTTTTTATTGATAATATCAAACTCGAATTTCCATCAGAATATTATGGTGGAATAGTATCAATTGATGACACTGACCCTGATTTGGTTCTAATTCGTTCTGCAAAACTTGCAAGGGAAATAGAGCTAGAGGGATCAGAATGGAAAATTTAAACACGGCCCTTGATATTTTATGGACTATTAAATCTGTATCTTTATCAATAAACGATAAACTAACATTCAAAGTTCTACCTGATAAGGTTGATGCAATAAAA is drawn from Leadbettera azotonutricia ZAS-9 and contains these coding sequences:
- a CDS encoding nucleoid-associated protein; the protein is MTINNLIIHNLAKEIQGIASLTLSKDVLGSSDKKTISLTEELNSRYRNNITYGIFRKNEDDAETFQKEFDKYLKKRTKVNFIKFSTKTVNMLYSKINPIKQARGGYLVYADYTDNRKNQFFSVFLIRDKTDKRFKIKDGVINIDEVICVETDKLAMACRINIKNYQGHKTGDSETYLGFVSIKQSDTSNYFLDWIGSEKKERDTEDTRNLVKILNNIDVPDEDGKPMSKEGFCRKAYDIIRSFGKSPVNINALSTTLFGDESKLSKYAEENNIILNSEFIQDSKTVHKLISFSVFIDNIKLEFPSEYYGGIVSIDDTDPDLVLIRSAKLAREIELEGSEWKI